The segment CGACTTGCGCCAGGTGATCGACGACGTGGTGGCGCTGTTTGCCAACGGCATCCAGCGCAAAGCCATCGAATTTACCTGCCGCATCGATTCCGACGTGCCGCAGCACGTGCGCGGCGACCCCGTGCGCCTGCGCCAGATCCTCACCAACCTGCTCAACAACGCCACCAAATTCACCGAACGCGGTGAAATTTCCGTCGATGTCAGCTGCCCCGCTGCCGGACAGGTCCGCCTGGAAGTGAGCGACACGGGCATCGGCATGGCGCCGGAAGCGGCGGCGGCCGTCTTCCAGCCCTTCCGCCAGGCCGACAGCACCACCTCGCGCAAATACGGCGGCACGGGACTGGGCCTGGCCATCATCAAGCAACTGGCGGAAATGATGGGCGGCAATATTGTGCTGAAATCCGTGGCGGGCCAGGGTTCCAGCTTCGCCGTCACCGTCGCCGTGGGCAGCGTGGCGCCCGGGGATGCGCCGCCGGCACCGCCGCCGCGCGTGTCGCTGGGCGCCTTGAACGTGCTGATCGTCGACGACCACGCCACCAACCGCACCATCCTGCTGCAGCATGCGATCGAGTGGCAGATGGCCGCCGCCAGCGCGGCCGACGGCGCCCAGGCGCTGGGCCTGCTGCAAGGCGCGCTGCGCAGCGGGCACCCGTTCGACCTGGCCATCATCGACATGCGCATGCCCGTCATGGATGGCGCCGAGCTGGTGCGCGCGATCAAGGCCGACCCCGGGATGGCGGCCCTGAAAATCATCATGCTCAGCTCGCTGGACGCCTCGGCCGATCTGCGCCAGCTGACGGCGCTGGGCGTGGAATACTGCCTGACCAAGCCCGTGCGGGCGCTGGAACTGCGCCACTGCATCGAAGCCATCGGCGGCTTCGGCACCCTGGCGCCCACGAGTGCCGCCATGCCTGCCCTGCCCGCTCCAGCGGACACCGCGGCCGCAGGCCAGGCCCCGCTGCGCATGCTGCTGGTGGAAGACAACGCGATCAACCAGGAAATTGCCCTGGCCATGCTGGAAGACAGCGGCTACGAAGCGACGCCGGCCGATAATGGACGGCGCGCGCTGGCCCTGTGGCAACAACAGCCGTTCGACGTGATCCTGATGGATTGCCAGATGCCGGAAATGGACGGCTTCGAGGCGACCCGGCGCTTGCGCCGCATGGAAACGGAACAAGGCCGCGGCCGCACGCCCGTCATCGCCCTGACGGCCAATGCCATCCTCGGCGACCGCGAGCTGTGCCTGGACGCGGGCATGGACGACTATCTCGCCAAGCCGTACACGCGCGCCGCCCTGCTGGGCGTGCTGGCCCGCTGGCGCCCGTCGTCTTCAGCGCCGGCCAAAGTGGAAACGGCGGCGATGGCAGAAACGCCGGCGCCGGCGGAAACGGCCGCCATCCTTGACGCGGCCGCCCTGCAAAACCTGCGCGCCATGCGGCGTCCCGGCCGTCCCGACGTGCTGGGCCGCATCATCGACCTGTTCTACAGCGACGCCCCGCGTCTGCTGGGCCAGCTGGAAGTGGCGGCCGAGGCCAGCGATGCGGCGGCCCTGCAGCTGGCGGCGCACACGCTCAAGTCCAGCTGCGCCAACGTGGGCGCGCTGGGCTTGTCGGCCACCTGCCGTGAAATCGAACAATATGCGCGCGGCAATGACGTCGGCAGCGCACTCAACCATATCCGCGGCATCCAGCAAGAGCTCGACCGTGTCCTCGCCGCCCTGGCCATTGAGAAGGAAGCCATATGAATACCGCACTGCCCCCGCAAGCACTGGTCCTGGTGGTCGATGACGACACCATGACGCGCATCCTCGTGACGGAAGCGCTGGAACCGGAAGGCTTCCGCATCGAGGAAGCGGCCAGCGGCCTGGAAGCGCTGGCCGCCTTCCAGCGCGGCGTGCCCGACCTGATCCTGCTCGACGTCGCCATGCCCGGCATGAGCGGCTTCGAATGCTGCCAGCAGCTGCGCCGGCTGCCGGGCGGCGCGCACGTGCCCATCGTCGTGCTGACCGGCAACGACGACGACGATTCCATCAAGCAGGCGCTGGAAGCGGGCGCCAGCGACTTCATTTCCAAACCGATGCAGTGGCGGCTGCTGGCGCACCGGCTGCGCTACCTGCTGCGGGCCAGCAGCGCGCTGACGGAATTGAGCCGTATCCAGGAAAGCCTGAACCACGCGCAAACGCTGGCCCGCCTCGGCAACTGGGAATACCGGGCCGCCGGCGGCGACGGCTACTGGTCGCCGGAACTGTTGCGCATCCTGGGCCTGGACGCCGATGCCGGCCCCACCAGCTTCGACCGCCTGCTGCAGTGCCTGCCCGAAGACCAGCGGCCCCTGCTGCTCGACGCCTTCATGGAATTGCATGCGAACGGCACCAGCTACGGTCTCGAGCACAAGGTAGTGCGGCCGGACGGCGGCGAATACATCGTTTTTCACCAGGCCGAAGCCGTGCGCGAAGGCCGCGAAGTGCGCTTGATGCGCGGTACCGTGCAGGACATCACGGACCGCAAGCTGCAGGAATTGCGCATCGAATACCTGGCCAACCACGACGCGCTGACGGACTTGCCTAACCGCCAATTGCTGAACGACCGCATCGGCCAGGCCATCGCCCATGCCCGCCGCACCCGCTTGCACCTGGCCACCCTGATGATGGACCTCGACCGCTTCAAGTTCGTCAACGACAGCTATGGCCACCCCGTGGGCGATGCGCTGCTGCAGGAAGTGGCCCGCAGGCTGAAGCTGGCCGTGCGCGAGGGCGACACCGTGGCCCGCCAGGGCGGCGACGAGTTCGTCATCCTGCTGACGGACTTGCCCGACATTGTGACGGCCGAACAGATCGTGCAAAAAGTGCTGGCGGTGTTCGCCGAACCCTTCGTGCTGGGCGAACATACCTTGCACGTCAGCACCAGCATCGGCGCCAGCGTGTTTCCATCCGACGGCGACAGCGGCGACATGCTGCTCAAGACGGCCGACGCGGCCCTCTACAGCGCCAAGGACAAGGGCCGCAACGGCTACCAGTTTTACAACCACAAGATGGGCGTGCTGGTGGAAGAACGGGCCGAAATCGAACATGCGCTGCACCAGGCGCTGGCGCTGGGCGAGCTGGAATTGCACTACCAGCCCAAGGTCGACCTCACCAGCGGCAAGATCTATGGCATGGAAGCGCTGCTGCGCTGGCGCCGCGACGGCATCGGCCTGGTGCCGCCGGACCGCTTCATTCCCCTGGCCGAGGAAACGGGCATGATCGTGCCCATCGGCGAATGGGTGCTGCGCACGGCGTGCGCGCAACTGGGCGTCTGGCATGCCTACGGCTTTACGCACCTGACGATGGCCGTCAACGTGTCGGCGCGCCAGTTCCGCCAGGTCGACATGCCGGCACTGGTGCGCGAAGTGCTGGCCGAGAGCGGCGTGCCGGCCCACTGCCTGGAGCTGGAGCTGACGGAAAGCGTACTGATGCAAAACCGCGACCTCGTGGTGAAGGCGCTGGAAGAATTGAAGGAAATCGGCGTCACCCTGTCGCTGGACGACTTCGGCACCGGCTATTCCAGCCTGTCCTACCTCAAGCAGTTCCCCATCGACGTCGTCAAGATCGATCAATCGTTCATCCGCGACGTGACGGACAGCGTGGATGGCGCGTCGCTGACCCGCTCCATCATCGCCATGGCCAAGTCGCTGCACATGACGACGGTGGCCGAGGGCGTGGAAACGGAAGGACAATTGGGGTTTCTCAATACCAACCATTGCGACGCCATGCAGGGCTATTATTTCAGCCGCCCGCTGCCCGGCGCCGAGATGGATCTGATGTTGCATGCCGGCACCCATTTGCCGCCCGACAGCTGCCATGCCGAAACGCCGCAGCGCGTGCTGCTGCTGGTGGACGACGAGGAGCACATCCTGTCCTCCCTGCGCCGTTCGCTGCGCAAGGAGGGTTACCAGATACTGAGCACCAGCCAGCCGCAGGAAGCGCTGGAACTGGTGGCCGCCCATGCCGTGGGCGTGATTCTCACGGATGCGCGCATGCCGGGCATGTCCGGCAACGAACTCTTGCGCCGCATCAAGGGCATCTATCCCGAGATCGTGCGCGTGATGCTGTCCGGCTACCCCGAACTGCATTCGGTCACGGCGGCCATCAATGAAGGCTCGGTGTACAAGTTCATCACCAAGCCCTGGGATGAAACCTTGCTGAAGGAGCATTTGCGCGAAGCCTTCGTGCGCTTCGAATCGGGTGTGCAGCGGCCTCCACTCGGTCCGCATGGTATCGAGATCGGCAACCGCGCCGCCTAGGCGCGCCACCAGGAGCCATCATGCCGGACCAGCTGTTCTTCGAAGGCCTGCGGGCCCTGGCCGAAGCCGCCTTCCCCAAGCATTGCGCATGCTGCGGGCGCGAATTCGCCACGGCGGACGAGTTCATTTTGCAGACGCAATCGATGCGCCAGAACGTCTCGGGGCTGAAACAGAGCTTCGATGACAACAACGTGGCCATCGTCGAGGTCTACCGCAATTGCCTGTGCGGCTCGACCCTGATGGATTTCTTTTCGGACCGGCGCGACACCTCCGAGGCATCGCTGCAGCGGCGCCAGCTGTTTGAACGCCTGTTGCCGCTGCTGATGGAAAAAGGCATGGAAAGGGGCGCGGCGCGCGAATATCTGCTGCACGTCGTGCGCGGCCAGCTGCCGTGACGGGGCAGCTGGCCGCTGGCATTACCAGTAGCCGAGCACCTTCCACCATGTCGTGCCGACGACGGCAAAGATCAGCAGTTCCACCACGCACATGATAAAGCCGACGCGCCACCAGTTGCCCATCGTCACGAAGCCGCTGCCGAAGATGATGGGCGAAGTGCCCGTCGCGTAGTGCGTCAGCGTCATCATGATGGCCGAGCCGGCCGTCATCATCAGCATGAAGGGCACGTGGTATTCGGCCGGGATCAGGTGCAGGCCCACGGTCAGGAAGGCCAGCAGCATGGCGCTGATGTGGGCCGTCGTGCTGGCAAAGAAATAATGCGAGAAGACGAACACCAGCACGAGCACGCCTGCAATCGGCAGCCAGTCCATGCCGCTGGCGACGATGGCCGCCTTCATGCCGGCCGAGAACCAGGCGATCACGCCCGTCTTGTTCAGCTGCTCGGCCATCATGACGAGCGCGCCGAACCACACCAACGTATCCCAGGCGCTCTTTTCCGACAGCACGTCATCCCAGTCGATGGTGCCGGTAATGATCAGCACGAACAAGCCGACAAAGGCGACTACCGTCGCATCGAGCGAAAACGCGGGACCGAACAGCATGGCGGGCACGTTGGCCCACAACAACAGCAACAGGGCGAAGGTGCCCAGCATGACTTTTTCCGACGGCGACAGCGGGCCCATGCCTTTCAGCTCCGCCTTGGCGTAGGTGACGGCGTCGGGCGTGGCCTTGAGTTCCGGCGGCGACAGCCAATAAATAATCAGGGGCATCACCAGCAGGCAGACCAGGCCCGGCAGCAGCATGCACAGGGCCCAGGTGGTCCACGTCAGGTGGAAACTCTGGCCGCTGGCCTTGGCCACGAAGTCGACCACCAGCGGGTTGGGCGCCGTGGCCGTCAAGAACATGGCCGAGGTGATCGGGTTGGCGTGGTAGTTGACGAGCGCCAGATAGGTGCCGACCTTCTTTTCCGTGCCCTTGGCCGGGTCCGAATCGAAGGCGTTGGCGATCGATTTCATGACGGGGTGGACGATGCCGCCGCCGCGCGCCGTGTTACTGGGCGTAAATGGCGCCAGCACCAGTTCGCAAATCGCCAGGCCATAGCCGATGCCCATGGTGCGCTTGCCCAGCAAGGAAATGAACAGCAGGCCGATGCGGCTGCCCAGCCCCGTCTTTTTCAGGCCGCGCGAAATCAGGATCGCCACGACGATCAGCCAGATCAGGGGATTCGAAAAACTGCTGAGGGCATCCGTGATGGCGCCCTTGGACGAGGTCGACGTCACTTGCGACAAGGACACGATAACGATGGCCATCATGGCCATCACGCCGATCGGCATGACTTTCAGGATGATCGCCAGAATCGTGGTGAGGAAAATCGCCACCAGGCCCCAGGCCTTGGGCGTCAAGCCGTCCGGCGCCGGCAGCAAGAGCATGCTCACCAGCAAGGCGGTGCAGATCAGGGCGGGGACGAGGCGGAATGGGACGGCTTCCTTGAAATGCAGGAACAAGTCGCGCACTGTTTTATACATCTTTATGACCTTTCGCTGTGGGTCGGGCATCCTGGCGGCAGGAATCGTGCACGCAGATTCATGGGCCGGCGGGCACAAGAAGCGCGCCCGCAAGATGACAGATGCCCAACAATTCTGTTCGGCAATATCATACACGCAAGACTGCCTTTCCCCTGATCCATTCGGCGCGCCTTTCCAGGCAATTGCAAAATCGTTGACCTGCGCGCGGCATCTCTCACATAATCGCCCTTCCTGCCGCCCCCCACGAGGATGCCATTGCATAGCCGCAACAATCACATCGACGCCCTGCGCGGCGCCGCCATCCTGTGCGTGCTGGTGCTGCACT is part of the Janthinobacterium sp. 67 genome and harbors:
- a CDS encoding anion permease, whose product is MYKTVRDLFLHFKEAVPFRLVPALICTALLVSMLLLPAPDGLTPKAWGLVAIFLTTILAIILKVMPIGVMAMMAIVIVSLSQVTSTSSKGAITDALSSFSNPLIWLIVVAILISRGLKKTGLGSRIGLLFISLLGKRTMGIGYGLAICELVLAPFTPSNTARGGGIVHPVMKSIANAFDSDPAKGTEKKVGTYLALVNYHANPITSAMFLTATAPNPLVVDFVAKASGQSFHLTWTTWALCMLLPGLVCLLVMPLIIYWLSPPELKATPDAVTYAKAELKGMGPLSPSEKVMLGTFALLLLLWANVPAMLFGPAFSLDATVVAFVGLFVLIITGTIDWDDVLSEKSAWDTLVWFGALVMMAEQLNKTGVIAWFSAGMKAAIVASGMDWLPIAGVLVLVFVFSHYFFASTTAHISAMLLAFLTVGLHLIPAEYHVPFMLMMTAGSAIMMTLTHYATGTSPIIFGSGFVTMGNWWRVGFIMCVVELLIFAVVGTTWWKVLGYW
- a CDS encoding EAL domain-containing protein, with product MNTALPPQALVLVVDDDTMTRILVTEALEPEGFRIEEAASGLEALAAFQRGVPDLILLDVAMPGMSGFECCQQLRRLPGGAHVPIVVLTGNDDDDSIKQALEAGASDFISKPMQWRLLAHRLRYLLRASSALTELSRIQESLNHAQTLARLGNWEYRAAGGDGYWSPELLRILGLDADAGPTSFDRLLQCLPEDQRPLLLDAFMELHANGTSYGLEHKVVRPDGGEYIVFHQAEAVREGREVRLMRGTVQDITDRKLQELRIEYLANHDALTDLPNRQLLNDRIGQAIAHARRTRLHLATLMMDLDRFKFVNDSYGHPVGDALLQEVARRLKLAVREGDTVARQGGDEFVILLTDLPDIVTAEQIVQKVLAVFAEPFVLGEHTLHVSTSIGASVFPSDGDSGDMLLKTADAALYSAKDKGRNGYQFYNHKMGVLVEERAEIEHALHQALALGELELHYQPKVDLTSGKIYGMEALLRWRRDGIGLVPPDRFIPLAEETGMIVPIGEWVLRTACAQLGVWHAYGFTHLTMAVNVSARQFRQVDMPALVREVLAESGVPAHCLELELTESVLMQNRDLVVKALEELKEIGVTLSLDDFGTGYSSLSYLKQFPIDVVKIDQSFIRDVTDSVDGASLTRSIIAMAKSLHMTTVAEGVETEGQLGFLNTNHCDAMQGYYFSRPLPGAEMDLMLHAGTHLPPDSCHAETPQRVLLLVDDEEHILSSLRRSLRKEGYQILSTSQPQEALELVAAHAVGVILTDARMPGMSGNELLRRIKGIYPEIVRVMLSGYPELHSVTAAINEGSVYKFITKPWDETLLKEHLREAFVRFESGVQRPPLGPHGIEIGNRAA